The following coding sequences are from one Pusillimonas sp. DMV24BSW_D window:
- a CDS encoding aromatic ring-hydroxylating dioxygenase subunit alpha, giving the protein MLTVEQNDFMTRVGSEAPAGKLLRRYWQPVALTDELEGKRPVRPVRLMGQNFVLFRDENGELGLMDRDCPHRGADLAFGRVEDGGLRCPFHGWLFNVKGACLETPAEPENSTMYKHIQQSSYPVVERSGIIFAYLGEGEPPAFPEFDCFVAPDTHTFAFKGLIECNWLQALEVGIDPAHASYLHRFFEDEDTSESYGKQFRGASADSEMPITQVLREYGRPDIKVEPTNYGMRLTALRHLPQNQTHVRVTNLVFPQAFVIPMSAEMTISQWHVPVDDETCYWYAIFTSFTGPVDKKRMREQRLELYELPDYISRRNRSNNYGYDVNEQLSETYTGMGHDINVHDQWAIESQGRIQDRTREHLGTSDKGIVTYRRMLVKAIESTLKGGDAPLLIDASQAGEFSGPPSIDGIEKAGVDPVTYWKEADIERRQGSDWASERLPQRVGGDA; this is encoded by the coding sequence ATGTTGACAGTGGAACAGAATGATTTCATGACGCGTGTAGGGTCCGAAGCGCCGGCCGGCAAGCTGTTGCGCAGGTACTGGCAGCCTGTTGCGTTAACCGATGAGCTTGAAGGCAAGCGTCCAGTGCGCCCGGTGCGCTTAATGGGGCAGAATTTTGTTTTGTTTCGCGACGAGAACGGCGAACTGGGACTGATGGATCGCGATTGCCCGCATCGCGGTGCCGACCTGGCATTTGGTCGCGTTGAAGACGGCGGCTTGCGCTGCCCATTTCACGGCTGGCTGTTCAACGTAAAGGGAGCCTGTCTGGAAACGCCTGCGGAACCCGAAAACAGCACCATGTACAAACATATCCAGCAAAGTTCGTATCCCGTGGTCGAGCGTAGCGGCATTATTTTTGCGTATTTGGGTGAAGGCGAGCCGCCCGCGTTTCCCGAGTTCGATTGCTTTGTTGCGCCGGACACGCACACGTTCGCGTTCAAAGGTCTGATCGAGTGCAACTGGCTCCAGGCTCTGGAAGTAGGTATCGACCCCGCGCATGCATCGTATTTGCACCGTTTTTTTGAAGACGAAGACACCTCGGAAAGCTATGGCAAGCAGTTCCGGGGTGCATCTGCCGATTCCGAGATGCCTATCACCCAGGTTTTGCGTGAATATGGTCGCCCCGATATTAAGGTGGAGCCAACCAATTACGGCATGCGCTTAACGGCATTGCGCCACTTGCCGCAGAACCAAACGCATGTTCGCGTAACGAATCTTGTATTTCCGCAGGCGTTTGTTATTCCCATGAGTGCGGAAATGACCATCTCTCAATGGCATGTGCCGGTTGATGATGAAACTTGTTATTGGTACGCCATTTTTACCAGTTTTACCGGTCCGGTGGATAAAAAGCGTATGCGAGAGCAGCGGTTGGAGCTGTATGAGCTGCCCGATTACATATCGCGTCGCAATCGCAGCAACAACTATGGGTACGATGTCAACGAGCAGCTGTCGGAAACGTACACGGGGATGGGGCACGATATTAATGTGCATGACCAGTGGGCGATTGAGTCTCAAGGGCGTATACAAGATCGCACACGCGAGCACTTGGGAACCAGTGATAAAGGCATCGTGACCTATCGTCGTATGTTGGTTAAGGCGATTGAGAGCACCTTGAAAGGTGGCGATGCACCTTTATTAATCGACGCGTCACAGGCGGGTGAATTCTCGGGCCCCCCCTCAATTGATGGCATTGAAAAAGCGGGTGTAGACCCGGTTACCTATTGGAAAGAGGCCGATATCGAGCGGCGCCAGGGCTCAGATTGGGCTTCTGAGCGATTGCCACAGCGCGTTGGCGGGGATGCATAA
- a CDS encoding GntR family transcriptional regulator, which translates to MSSQQSRVLVQLRGLILNGTFAPGERLAEIPLSERLNTSRTPIRQALVTLEHEGLIEPSSGGGYQMRAFTMEEVADAIRLRGVMEGFAARTLAERGASKSITKELKKCLDEGDAVVYKTSMDLDDYALYVRMNDRFHQLLIQGCGNKALMRVMDQLNSQAFGAPSATLPMQSSMEEGQEWMKIAHHTHHAIVQAIELGQGSRAQALGEEHVEIARQNLQFAMQDPELAVRILPGIQMVSGVESTTTADPLKKPSQQLGKRISRKNENTKA; encoded by the coding sequence ATGAGTTCACAACAATCACGCGTTCTGGTCCAACTGCGCGGGCTAATCCTGAACGGCACGTTCGCCCCTGGCGAACGCCTGGCGGAAATCCCGCTTTCAGAGCGATTAAACACGTCGCGTACGCCAATCAGGCAAGCACTGGTCACACTCGAGCACGAAGGTTTGATCGAACCCTCTTCGGGCGGCGGATATCAAATGCGGGCCTTCACCATGGAAGAAGTGGCCGACGCCATTCGCCTAAGAGGCGTGATGGAAGGATTTGCCGCGCGAACATTAGCTGAACGTGGCGCAAGCAAATCAATCACCAAGGAACTGAAAAAGTGCCTCGACGAAGGCGATGCCGTGGTCTACAAAACCAGTATGGATTTGGACGATTACGCTCTTTACGTACGCATGAACGACCGTTTCCACCAACTCCTCATTCAAGGGTGCGGCAATAAAGCGCTCATGCGCGTAATGGATCAACTCAACAGCCAGGCATTCGGCGCGCCCAGTGCAACATTACCCATGCAATCGTCCATGGAGGAAGGCCAGGAATGGATGAAAATCGCCCACCACACCCACCACGCAATCGTCCAGGCAATCGAGCTTGGGCAAGGTAGCCGAGCTCAGGCTTTAGGTGAAGAGCACGTGGAAATTGCGCGCCAGAACCTGCAGTTCGCCATGCAAGACCCTGAACTGGCGGTGCGCATTTTGCCGGGCATACAAATGGTAAGCGGTGTGGAATCTACGACAACGGCCGACCCGCTAAAAAAGCCAAGCCAACAATTGGGAAAGCGTATTTCGCGTAAAAACGAAAACACAAAAGCATGA
- a CDS encoding c-type cytochrome — protein sequence MNNTEDHTEETHEGPIKTPKQLIVTVVLSFIVPVLIIFLLIRLVVSSDIIGAGSDAQTPEAIAMRIQPVAGFELVDANAPKVFKTGQQVYESTCASCHNAGIAGAPKFGDKDAWAPFIAQGYEQLLQVALQGKGAMPPKGGNPNLDDFEVARAVVYMANEAGASFEEPKEPAAEGDAGKQEDSSTNSQAAAAQQQAEPENAQAATQAKPAASAGSNNDNAAAETEKNNESQQTAAATPAEIDPAGEKLYNTVCLACHAAGVAGAPKLGDKAAWEPRIAQGLDAMVNTVISGKGAMPPKGGAVQASDAEIRAAVQFMVSKSQ from the coding sequence ATGAACAACACAGAAGACCATACCGAAGAAACCCACGAAGGCCCAATCAAAACGCCGAAACAACTTATTGTTACCGTCGTTTTGTCCTTTATTGTTCCCGTACTCATTATTTTCCTGCTTATTCGTTTGGTGGTGTCCAGCGACATTATTGGCGCCGGTTCCGATGCCCAAACGCCTGAAGCCATTGCCATGCGCATTCAGCCCGTTGCAGGTTTTGAATTGGTCGATGCCAACGCACCAAAAGTATTCAAAACAGGGCAGCAGGTTTATGAGTCCACCTGCGCCTCCTGTCATAACGCCGGCATCGCCGGAGCACCCAAATTCGGCGACAAAGACGCCTGGGCGCCGTTTATCGCCCAAGGCTACGAGCAATTGCTGCAAGTTGCACTGCAAGGCAAAGGTGCCATGCCGCCTAAAGGTGGCAACCCTAACCTCGACGATTTCGAAGTAGCACGTGCCGTGGTGTATATGGCAAATGAAGCCGGCGCCTCGTTCGAGGAACCTAAAGAGCCCGCTGCCGAGGGCGACGCAGGCAAACAGGAAGATAGCAGCACCAATTCTCAGGCCGCAGCAGCGCAACAACAGGCCGAACCTGAAAATGCCCAGGCGGCGACACAAGCAAAACCTGCAGCGTCAGCAGGTAGCAACAACGATAACGCTGCTGCCGAAACCGAAAAGAATAACGAGTCACAGCAAACTGCAGCGGCCACGCCGGCTGAAATCGATCCGGCCGGTGAAAAGCTGTACAACACCGTTTGCCTGGCTTGTCATGCGGCCGGTGTAGCCGGCGCACCGAAACTGGGAGACAAAGCAGCTTGGGAGCCCAGAATTGCCCAAGGGCTCGACGCCATGGTCAACACGGTTATCTCGGGTAAAGGCGCCATGCCGCCCAAAGGTGGTGCAGTTCAAGCCTCCGACGCTGAAATCCGCGCCGCAGTGCAATTCATGGTATCCAAGTCTCAGTAA
- a CDS encoding 3-hydroxyacyl-CoA dehydrogenase, with product MKDIKTIGIVGAGAMGKGIVQIAAQAGLTVKLFDVSSQAVEAACTSLQQTWDKLSAKGKFTPEQVKAAMANVVACDSLETMADADLVVEAIVERLDVKKDLFKQLEGIVSAQCVLASNTSSLPITAIASACEHPERVVGYHFFNPVPLMKVVEVIDGLRSDPAVGDALMELARKMGHTPVRAKDMPGFIVNHAGRGLNIEGLRAAQEGVAQFDQIDAIMREQAGFRMGPFELMDLTGLDVSHPVMESIYQQFYDEPRFRPSPITAVRLAGGMLGRKTGAGFYRYEDGQKQLPESSAPASLPQDLKVWVAPYHSVGHKRALSLLKTLNVSVVSSDKPPADALIVVTPYGEDVASVVSEYQLDAERAVALDTFFGLEQGKRRVVMCSAATLPQWRDAAAALFASDDSPVTVINDSAGFIGQRVVATIVNVASDIAQQTIASPKDIDLAVSLGLGYPKGGPLSMGDSLGAAHIVEILRNMQRVTGDMRYRSSLWLQRRVQLGMSLTAEAKTGTA from the coding sequence ATGAAGGATATTAAAACAATTGGTATTGTGGGCGCCGGCGCAATGGGCAAGGGTATCGTCCAAATTGCGGCACAGGCAGGCCTAACGGTTAAGTTGTTCGATGTAAGTTCGCAAGCCGTGGAAGCGGCGTGCACGTCGTTGCAGCAAACCTGGGATAAGCTCAGTGCCAAAGGAAAGTTCACGCCGGAACAGGTTAAAGCCGCCATGGCTAACGTTGTTGCTTGTGATTCTTTGGAAACCATGGCCGACGCTGATCTGGTTGTAGAGGCAATTGTCGAGCGGCTCGATGTTAAGAAAGATCTATTCAAGCAGCTTGAAGGCATCGTTTCTGCGCAATGTGTTTTGGCATCCAATACGTCGTCGCTGCCTATTACCGCGATTGCATCGGCTTGCGAACACCCTGAGCGCGTGGTGGGGTATCACTTTTTCAATCCCGTTCCACTGATGAAAGTGGTGGAAGTGATTGATGGCTTGCGTTCCGACCCAGCCGTAGGCGATGCCTTAATGGAACTGGCGCGGAAAATGGGTCACACACCTGTTCGTGCCAAGGATATGCCCGGATTTATTGTGAACCATGCGGGGCGTGGTCTGAATATTGAAGGGTTGCGTGCAGCCCAGGAAGGCGTGGCGCAGTTTGATCAAATTGACGCCATCATGCGTGAGCAAGCCGGTTTCCGTATGGGCCCGTTTGAACTCATGGATTTAACCGGGCTCGATGTCTCGCATCCGGTAATGGAATCCATTTATCAACAATTCTACGATGAACCGCGTTTTCGTCCCTCGCCAATCACCGCTGTTCGCCTGGCGGGAGGCATGCTGGGCCGGAAAACCGGTGCAGGCTTCTATCGTTATGAAGACGGTCAAAAGCAATTGCCGGAGTCATCCGCTCCCGCTTCGCTTCCCCAGGATCTTAAAGTGTGGGTGGCTCCCTATCATTCAGTCGGCCATAAGCGGGCTTTGTCGTTGCTTAAAACTTTGAATGTTTCGGTTGTTTCCAGTGACAAACCGCCTGCTGACGCGCTGATTGTTGTCACGCCCTACGGTGAGGATGTCGCCAGTGTGGTGAGTGAATATCAACTGGATGCCGAGCGTGCGGTTGCATTGGATACGTTCTTCGGTTTGGAGCAGGGCAAGCGCCGCGTGGTGATGTGTTCTGCGGCGACGTTACCGCAATGGCGCGATGCCGCTGCGGCGCTGTTTGCCTCTGATGACTCTCCTGTCACCGTCATTAATGATTCTGCCGGCTTTATTGGCCAGCGAGTAGTGGCCACCATTGTGAATGTGGCAAGCGATATTGCCCAGCAAACGATTGCGTCACCGAAAGATATTGATTTGGCGGTGTCGTTGGGGTTGGGTTACCCGAAAGGCGGGCCGCTTAGCATGGGTGATAGCCTGGGTGCCGCCCATATTGTTGAAATTCTGCGCAATATGCAAAGGGTGACAGGCGATATGCGTTATCGTTCCAGTTTATGGTTGCAACGTCGCGTTCAGTTGGGAATGAGTTTGACGGCGGAAGCGAAAACCGGAACCGCATAA